The following are encoded in a window of Megalobrama amblycephala isolate DHTTF-2021 unplaced genomic scaffold, ASM1881202v1 scaffold775, whole genome shotgun sequence genomic DNA:
- the LOC125262169 gene encoding uncharacterized protein LOC125262169 isoform X2 yields MVLDSEEEFTFSSEEEHDSDDERLHFEERLDPAEDTVSDENVDPSLSHSPAILTKRARSNTGDNEKDYSPNESAPKPLAKKAKKNIQTSNRHSALSWKTDNDTDMVPQTLRFLPAREPGPQLRPADEHTPKSLFKMFKMQGIMPPLVVGTACFAKYSLVKGKTHLGNARHVTFTCVFS; encoded by the exons ATGGTCCTGGACAGTGAGGAAGAGTTCACTTTTTCCTCGGAAGAAGAACACGACTCTGACGATGAACGTCTGCATTTTGAAGAGCGACTTGATCCAGCTGAAGATACAGTTTCTGATGA aaatgtgGATCCATCACTCTCGCATTCACCTGCAATTCTCACTAAGAGGGCACGCAGCAACACAGGCGATAATGAGAAAGA ctaTAGCCCTAATGAGAGTGCTCCAAAACCCCTTGCAAAAAAGGCCAAGAAAAACATTCAGACAAGCAACAGGCATTCAGCTCTGTCATGGAAAACAGATAATGACACTGACATGGTTCCACAGACTCTGAGATTCCTACCTGCACGGGAACCTGGACCACAGCTGCGTCCTGCTGATGAACACACTCCTAAGAGtctcttcaaaatgttcaaaatgcaaGGAATAATGCCACCGCTGGTCGTCGGAACTGCATGCTTTGCAAAGTACAGCTTGGTAAAAGGCAAGACACACCTTGGAAATGCCAGGCATGTGACATTTACttgtgtcttcagttga
- the LOC125262169 gene encoding uncharacterized protein LOC125262169 isoform X1 translates to MVLDSEEEFTFSSEEEHDSDDERLHFEERLDPAEDTVSDENVDPSLSHSPAILTKRARSNTGDNEKENVDPSLSHSPAIPTKRAPSNTDGNEKDYSPNESAPKPLAKKAKKNIQTSNRHSALSWKTDNDTDMVPQTLRFLPAREPGPQLRPADEHTPKSLFKMFKMQGIMPPLVVGTACFAKYSLVKGKTHLGNARHVTFTCVFS, encoded by the exons ATGGTCCTGGACAGTGAGGAAGAGTTCACTTTTTCCTCGGAAGAAGAACACGACTCTGACGATGAACGTCTGCATTTTGAAGAGCGACTTGATCCAGCTGAAGATACAGTTTCTGATGA aaatgtgGATCCATCACTCTCGCATTCACCTGCAATTCTCACTAAGAGGGCACGCAGCAACACAGGCGATAATGAGAAAGA gaatGTGGATCCATCACTCTCACATTCACCTGCAATTCCCACTAAGAGGGCACCCAGCAACACAGACGGAAATGAGAAAGA ctaTAGCCCTAATGAGAGTGCTCCAAAACCCCTTGCAAAAAAGGCCAAGAAAAACATTCAGACAAGCAACAGGCATTCAGCTCTGTCATGGAAAACAGATAATGACACTGACATGGTTCCACAGACTCTGAGATTCCTACCTGCACGGGAACCTGGACCACAGCTGCGTCCTGCTGATGAACACACTCCTAAGAGtctcttcaaaatgttcaaaatgcaaGGAATAATGCCACCGCTGGTCGTCGGAACTGCATGCTTTGCAAAGTACAGCTTGGTAAAAGGCAAGACACACCTTGGAAATGCCAGGCATGTGACATTTACttgtgtcttcagttga